The proteins below come from a single Miscanthus floridulus cultivar M001 chromosome 1, ASM1932011v1, whole genome shotgun sequence genomic window:
- the LOC136502551 gene encoding small nuclear ribonucleoprotein SmD3b-like, translating into MSRSLGIPVKLLHEAAGHVVTVELKTGEVYRGSMVECEDNWNCQLENITFTAKDGKVSQLEHVFIRGSRVRFMIIPDMLKNAPMFKRLEARIRGKGSAIGVGRGRAVAMRARAAAGRGGGPVGRGSAPPVRR; encoded by the exons ATGAGCCGGAGCCTGGGGATTCCGGTGAAGTTGCTCCATGAGGCAGCGGGTCACGTGGTGACGGTGGAGCTCAAGACCGGCGAAGTGTACCGGGGGTCAATGGTCGAGTGCGAGGATAACTGGAATTGCCAGCTCGAGAACATTACCTTCACCGCCAAG GATGGGAAGGTTTCGCAGCTGGAGCACGTCTTCATCAGAGGAAGCAGAGTGAG ATTTATGATTATACCTGATATGCTCAAGAACGCCCCCATGTTCAAGCGCTTGGaagcgaggattagg GGCAAAGGATCGGCTATTGGAGTTGGCCGTGGGCGTGCTGTTGCAATGCGTGCTCGG GCTGCTGCCGGTCGTGGTGGTGGTCCTGTTGGGCGAGGTAGCGCACCTCCTGTGAGGAGGTAG
- the LOC136502562 gene encoding uncharacterized protein — translation MALQWMILACVVAVEAAVAALVTLPVPRAVRGRIVALTSLFLQPLSGVIPFAAFQLLDIYWKKEHRLMCTSEICTAEERIRFEKSMFKAQRNVILCVSACLLYWCIYHIVKFNKDIKALEETEKRLKEE, via the exons ATGGCGCTGCAGTGGATGATCCTGGCGTgcgtggtggcggtggaggcggcggtggcTGCGCTGGTCACGCTCCCGGTGCCCCGCGCCGTGCGGGGCCGGATCGTCGCGCTCACATCCTTGTTCCTGCAGCCCCTCTCCGGCGTGATACCCTTCGCCGCCTTCCAGCTCCTCG ATATCTACTGGAAGAAGGAGCACAGGCTGATGTGCACCTCTGAGATTTGCACCGCCGAAGAGCGCATTCGCTTCGAGAAATCT ATGTTTAAAGCTCAGAGGAATGTCATCCTTTGTGTTTCAGCATGCCTCCTTTACTG GTGCATTTATCACATAGTAAAATTCAACAAGGATATTAAGGCATTGGAAGAGACCGAGAAGCGCCTCAAGGAAGAGTAG